The nucleotide sequence GCTGGATCTGGGCTATGGCACCGCCTCGGCCTTCATCGCCATGTTCCGGCGGATCACCGGCAGCAGCCCGGCGCGGTTCGTCGGACGATAGGGTGCCCCTGCCCTCTCAGGCCAGCCGGGAGGCGCCGATGACCTGCGTGCCCGGCTGCCCGGCCGCGAGCCCCTCGACGAGCGCCTCGGCCACGCGGTCCGGCCGGCTCATCCGCCAGCGCCTCGGCAGGACGGGCCCGAGCAGGCCGAGGGCCAGCTTGCCGAGGTCCTCCGACGGCCTGCGCTCCGGTCTCGACCCGCCGAGAAGCCCCGGGCGCACGATCGTCAGCGAGGCGTAGCCGATCTTCGAAAGGTCGCGCTCGAGCTCGCCCTTGGTCCGCAGGTAGAAGGACGTTCGCGCGCCGGGGTCGGCACCGAGCGACGAGGTCAGCGCAAAGCGCGACGCGCCGCCCTCATGCGCCCGCCGGGCGAGCGCGAGGTTGAGCCCGTGGTCGATGGCCCGGAAGGCCTCGCGCGAGCCGGCGATCCGCTGCGTCGTGCCAAGCGCCGAGATCACCCCGTCGACCGAGAACCAGTCCGTTCCCGGGGGCAGATCGCCGAGGTCGACAACCGGGTTGGTCAGCTTCGGATGTCCCGGCAGGGGCCGGCGGGTCAGCGCCACGACCTCGGCGAAGCGCGGCTCGGCCAGCGCGCGCTCGAGGACCAGCCTGCCGACCACGCCGGTGGCGCCGATCAGCAGGACACGCAGGTTTTCCGTCGCCATGGCAGTCCTCCTGACGGGCAGCTTCGGTCCGGCGGGCGGCAAGGTGCTCACCGAATGTGGCACCCGGGCCCTACGGCGAACAAGCCAGTCAGGACCCGGACCACCCGGAAGGGTGCGCCGGTCGGCAGGTAGGTGGCAAGCAGCCGCGACATGCTCGGGACGAAGGAGAGGGCGTGGATGCAAGAAACCGAGGGCGCTGCGGGCGGAAGCGGCGGATTTCGTGGCAAGCTCCATGGCGAAGGATCGGGCGGACGGGGCCGGGTCTGCCGTCTCCGGTTCGGGTCCGCACCGACAGCGCGGCGGAGCCGGGCGCGCCGCTGGCCACCTTCCTCGGCCAGAGCCTCGGCTGGCCCGAGACCTACCTCGCGATGCCCGGCATCGGCCTGCTCGCCTTTCTCGCCATCCTGCGGCTGGTCCCGGTCGCGCCGGCGCTCTTCGGGATCGGCATGACCCTCGGCAACGTGCTGGGCGGCCGCATCGCCGACCGGGCGCCGTCGCGGCGCATTGTGCCCGGCTTCGGCGCGGCGGCCGGGGTGCTGCCGTCGGGGGCGGGGCTGCTGGTCTTCGCGATCGCCTTCCGCCTGCACCGGAGCGCCTGACAAGCCTCCGCGCCCCTTCCTGCGAATGAGTGTCATTATAATCTATTGAAAATATTTGACTTTCCACCACAGCCTCACCATATGGACGCCATCGGGGAGTAGCGACCGCCCTCGTGGCGGAGGCACGTCAACATACTCGCGCAGAAGTCGCGTGGCGTGTCTGACCCAGCGGGTTTTGCAAGACCGTGGCGACGGAACTCTGCGGGCGGAGTCCCTCCATCGCCCGGATCAGCCCCGAGGAAACCACGCATGTCTCCATTCTCGATCGGCGTTCTCGCCGTCTCCATGTCCGTCGACGCCTTCATCGCCTCCATGGGCAAGGGCACGGCGGGCCCGCGTCCCAGCCTCGCGATGACCCTGCGCACCGGGGCGATCTTCGGCGTGGTGGAGGCCATCACCCCGCTGGTCGGATGGCTCGCCGGGGTTGCCGCCTCGCAGGCCGTCGCCGAGGTCGATCACTGGATCGCCTTTGCCCTGCTCGCGGGGGTCGGCATCCACATGGCGCTGCAGGCATGGACCCGGGCCGAGGACGCGCCGCGCGCCGCCTCGCTCTGGGCAACCGTGGTCACCGCCATCGGCACCTCCATCGACGCCATGGCGGTCGGGGTCTCGCTGGCCTTCCTGCAGGTGAACATCCTCGTCATCGCCCTCGCGATCGGCGCGACGACGATGGTGATGAGCTCGACCGGCCTGATCCTCGGCCGCT is from Salipiger sp. H15 and encodes:
- a CDS encoding NAD(P)H-binding protein; protein product: MRVLLIGATGVVGRLVLERALAEPRFAEVVALTRRPLPGHPKLTNPVVDLGDLPPGTDWFSVDGVISALGTTQRIAGSREAFRAIDHGLNLALARRAHEGGASRFALTSSLGADPGARTSFYLRTKGELERDLSKIGYASLTIVRPGLLGGSRPERRPSEDLGKLALGLLGPVLPRRWRMSRPDRVAEALVEGLAAGQPGTQVIGASRLA
- a CDS encoding manganese efflux pump MntP family protein produces the protein MSPFSIGVLAVSMSVDAFIASMGKGTAGPRPSLAMTLRTGAIFGVVEAITPLVGWLAGVAASQAVAEVDHWIAFALLAGVGIHMALQAWTRAEDAPRAASLWATVVTAIGTSIDAMAVGVSLAFLQVNILVIALAIGATTMVMSSTGLILGRYIGARFGRIAETLGGVALIAIGAMILRDHLGGAA